The Flavobacterium sp. CBA20B-1 genome includes the window AAGCTGTTCGATTGAACAGCTTTTTTTTATGATTATCAATGAGATAGTTGTTTTTTTAGCAGAAAAACAACTATCTTTTCTTATAAGAACCTTTATACGGAACAAAACGAACGGTATCGTTACATTTAAAACGCAAAGAATCTTTTGAAACATTTTCAAACAAAACATGAGCAGCTTTCCGAGTGAAAACAATGCGTAAATCGCCCAAACTATCATTCAACTTGCTGTTTAATTGCAGATTTTTATCTAAAACAGCTTTAAATGAGGTTTTGCAATTACTCAACGAATCCAATTTATTGTAGTGCGAAAAAACCAAATTATAGTTTTCTTTTTTCAAATGTTTTATATGCAATTTGTTGTATAAATTCAATGTATCGCCCACCCAATAAATACCTTCAATATTTTCAGGCTTAAAGGTTTTGCGTTTGTGCAACACGTAATCATTTGCAAATTCGCCGGTAACTTCTTTTAAATCGCTACCCACACGCAAAATTTTATTGTAATCTTTAATCTTGAAAAACAATTTTTCTCTGTCAAAAGTTGCCGTAAAAATACTATCGTTTAGTTTCCAAGTGCCCACTTTGGTAACCGGCAATTCATTTCGGTCTTGGTAATAAACCGTTCGCGAAATGGTGCTGTCGCTATAAATTCTTACAGATGATTCAATTCCAGGACAATCCGGACAAGGAATTACGCCTTCAAACGAACTGCTAAAAATGGTGTCTAATAAATCCGGCCGAATAAAAACTTTTTCTTCTTT containing:
- a CDS encoding copper resistance protein NlpE translates to MNSFKNLLLAAAFVPAFFSCTEKKEEKVFIRPDLLDTIFSSSFEGVIPCPDCPGIESSVRIYSDSTISRTVYYQDRNELPVTKVGTWKLNDSIFTATFDREKLFFKIKDYNKILRVGSDLKEVTGEFANDYVLHKRKTFKPENIEGIYWVGDTLNLYNKLHIKHLKKENYNLVFSHYNKLDSLSNCKTSFKAVLDKNLQLNSKLNDSLGDLRIVFTRKAAHVLFENVSKDSLRFKCNDTVRFVPYKGSYKKR